The region GCATATAGAGTGTGTTTCATCAATCTTGTAAAATATTCTTTACTAAAGTATACAAATTCATGCAAATTAAAGCAATTTGGGGTAGAAAATGGTTTTTTAAGAAAAAGAAGACATCTCTGGTTTTGGGTTGTAAAAAGATTCTTATTGCCGCAAATCACTATATAGTCATTCTAACCAACGCAATCAACTTATCTTCATATAAAAGCAAAACTCGCTGTGAGATGGGTTTTCTAATCCTTTATATTGCAGGCACAGCCTGTTTACTATAGCCCGATGGCGATACAACTTGTTCCACACTTTTGCGGGAGTTGACAGCAGAACCCATTCATTTTTTATTTTTACTTACAGTTTCCGATGAACGTGGTGGATTAGATCATGGCTACATGACTACCCTTTACATAGTCTCTAATAGAGGCTATGCCTAGAATTCGTTCCCGTTTTGCAGGTTCCAGTTTTATATCCTTATTACCACTAACCAATGACTCCAATGGAATTCCTAGATATCTGTTGAGTAAGGTTATCATCTTTAGTGTTAACGGTCTTTTGCCGTTTAACACCTCTGATACCCTTGTCTTTCCTCCAAATAGCGGGGCGATATCAGTTTGCTTAAGGTTCATCTGTTCCATTCTGAACTTAATCGCCTCAATGGGGTTGGGTGTGCCAAGCTGATAGTGCTCTTGCTCGTACTTTTCAACCAGCAATGATAGGAGTTCCATCTCTTCACCCTCCGAACTATTTGGTTCAATGGGGTTTTCGGAGCTGTGGATAAGACTATAAATCCTTTCGCAGGCTGCGTTGTACTCCTTTTTCGTCTTTAGTATTTTAGTTTTCATAGTTCACTGTTTTAGCGTCTATTCTATCGTACTCCTTATGTGTGCCGAACCACACGATAAAAACAACCTTTAGTTTGTACTCTACATCAACTATTAATCGGTAATCGTTGCCTTTGATGTTAAATACAACCCTTTTCGAGTTAATTATGCTAGCGTTGCCGTACTTCAATTTAAGCTCATTAGCGTTGTTCCAGGTTGAGAATCTAACCTCGAAGATCCAAGCCTTAATAGATTCCTCAGCTTGCTTGTATCTATTAAGTTTGCAGTACTCGGTTAACGTTTTCTCCTTTACTATTCCCATACTCTGCAAAGATAATAAAAGTTACCAAATCGGGTAACTTTTTAAGAGATAAAAGGGCATAAAAAATGTCATGGCCAATACCATGACATTTTTTTAAATTAATATTTGGTCTTACTAAATAGTCCTACCCGGATATTGTTTCAATGCTTCTTCTAAACACTTCATAGCGTTCTTTAAATCGTCAATCTTAAGAACGTATGCAATACGAACCTCGTTTTTGCCATAACCACATGTTGAGTAAAAACCTGTAGCAGGGGCAAGCATAACAGTTTGATTGTTGTATTCAAAACTGTCGAGTAACCATTGAGCAAATTTATCGGAATCATCAATAGGTAGCTTAACTACAGTGTAGAAAGCACCCTTTGGTTTTGGGCAGTAAACACCTTCCATCCTGTTAAGCGCATCAACCATATAGTTACGACGCTCGATATACTCGTTGTAAACTTCGGTGAAATATTCCTTTGGAGTTGCTAATGCGGCTTCCGCTGCAATTTGACCGTATGATGGTGGTGAAAGTCTTGCCTGTGCAAATCTTAATGCCGAGGCAACTACCTCTTTGTTGAGCGATATTAAAGCTCCAATTCTAACACCACACATGCTATAACGCTTCGAAACGGAATCCAAAAGAATTACATTGTTCTCAAGACCCTTAAGCATCATAGCAGAGAAATGGGTTTCCCCATCGTAACAAAACTCACGATAAACCTCATCGGAGAATAGGTACAAATCGTGTTTTTTGATAATGGTTGCTAACTGCTCTAATTCTGCCTGAGAGTATAGATAACCAGTAGGGTTATTGGGGTTACAAATTACAATTCCCTTTGTTTTTGGAGTAATTAACTTCTCAAATTCGGCAACTGGAGGTAAAGCAAAATCGCTCTCGATATATGATGTTATTGGTTTTACTACAACTCCAGCCTGTAATGCAAAACTATTATAATTTGCATAGAAGGGTTCTGGGATAATTACCTCATCATCAGGATTTAAACAGGTCATAAAGGCAATTGTGATAGCCTCTGAACCGCCCGTGGTTGTGATAATATCGTTTGGAGTTATGTTTATGCCAATAGTTTTGTAGTAGTTTGCTAGCCCTTTACGATAACTCTCGTTACCAGCAGAATGGCTATACTCTACTACGTTTAAAGGATTGTTCTTTATTGCATCTAAAGCAATTTTTGGTGTTGGTATATCGGGTTGACCAATATTTAGGTGATATACCTTACGACCCTTACGTTTTGCTTCTTCGGCAAAAGGAACTAATTTTCTAATAGGTGAAGCTGGCATCGCTTTACCTTTATCGGAGATTATAGGCATTATAAAGTTTTTTTAGAAAAACTATTTCTTTGGTTGTTCTTGAGGTTGAGTTTGTGGCTTAACTTCTCCTTTTATTGTTAAAACAATAGGCTCTTCAGTTGCGTTGGATGAAACTCTTATATGTTTCTGGAATACTCCAGGAATCTTTGTATTGTACTTAACGGTTATCTTCCCTTTTTCTCCTGGTTTAATAGGCTCTTTTGACCACTCGGGAGCTGTGCAACCGCAAGAAGCTTGAACGTTGGTTAAAGTAAGAACTTCTTTGCCATTATTTGTAAATTCAAACTCACATGTGCCGTTAGAGTCCCACTCAACAGTACCATAGTTATGCTCCAAACTTGTAAATGTAATATTTGCTTTGTCTGCCTTTTGTTGAACCTCAGTGGTTTGTGCGTGTAGCATTCCGGCAATAAAAAGTGCTGATAGTGAAAGTAATATCTTTTTCATGGTTTTGATAATTTTAAATTATTGGGTTCAAAGGTATAAGAAAATGATTTATTTACGAATGATTTTTGAAAAGGTTTTTATTTCCAACTGTAAGAATTTAGCATAATTTAGCACAACAATAATACCAAGCAGAATTTAAAGGGATAGAATTGTCAATTTAAAAGAAGGATTCTTAGTAAATTTTAATGAATTATGAAAGTTTAAATGAAATAATAGTGATGAACGAAGTTATTAAGTTTTATACTTGGGTATGCTTATCCATTTTTAATTAAACATTCATCATAGTTTCCGATGATTTCAAACCCAATCTTTTTGTAACAGCTAATTGCCGTATCGTTGTTTGATTTTACGTTTAATCCGATATGATCCACGGTTTTTTTCAAATCCGAACAAAGGGCTGATGTTAGCTTAAACCCTATTCCTTTTCCCCTATAATCGGGGTGCGTGGCAATATTTCCTAATGCTGCTACTTTGTATTCCTTTGAATAGACATGAATCCCAGCAATTCCAACTAACATATTATTGATAAAATAGCCTAAGTACTTTTCTGTTTCTATCATCCTTTTATCAAACCAGTTATCGGGATAAGATTTTTTATAGAATTCTTCGATTAATTGGATATCATCAACAACTAGTTTTCGAATGTTATTATCATTTATCTGCAAAGGGGGGGGTCTAAGAGCCATTTTAATATTGTTTCCAAAATTCTGAATGATATTGTTTTTGCCGAAAATATCAACTAAACCAGGGCTTAGGTGTGCATAGAACTTTGTTGGAAGTATAGGTTTTAACCTCTCAATAAGTTCTCTGAAAGCACTAAAATCTTTATCGTATATAGCAAGTAGGGTAGGAGTTGACATGCCGATGTAAAGCAATGCCAATGCTTTTATTTCGTCATTTTCTTTAAGTGAGTACCAAATTGTTTTGGGCCAGAAAAATTCATCCAAGTCGCCAATTGAATATACCTGTAGTTCAGGGTTGGACATTAAGAATTTAAGAATTTCAGATTTGTTGTGTATTGAGTGGAGTTCCATAGCTTTTACATTTATCAATTAAATTGCTAATATAAAATGGAGTTGGTTTATAATTCTAATATTTTCTTTTAAAGCTATCAAAATAGTGAAATCAAAAAAATAGAGTTTAAGTTTTTTTATAAAAATATTATTTCACTCGCATCGTTTTTTAAAAATAATACGTCTTGGCAGGTAAATAAAAACAAACAATATGAAAAGTTTAGCATTATTACCACTAACAACGCTCGTTGTTTTTGTTTTCTTATCTGCTTGCAAAAAAGAAAACGATGTAAATCAAAAGAATGAATCGAGTTTAAGATTCTCGGTAGTTAACCCAAGTCCTGCTGATGTTAATTCAAAACCTTTTACAATCAGCTATGCAGGTGTATATGATAAGTACCTGTATATGGGAATAACATATACAGGGGGTAAGGTTGGTCATGAGTTTTTTGTAACTTGGGATGGCAATGTTCAAGATATTAATGCCAAGAAGTTTATCGATCTTAAGGTTTTTCATGGAAATACTGTTGACGATGGAACAACACTTATTGCAGATTCTTTACTTTTGGATATTAGCAGTTTAAATATCTCAGATGGTTTGAGGAATGATAAAAGTTTGTATTTTAATGTAATAAATTCATCAGACTTATCTAATGTTATAGTAGTTCCTGCTGTATACTCTAATGATGGAGGAAACAATGGGGGAACAATCACTAACCCAACCCGGTTCAAAAAAGAGGTTCAGGTTGTATCCCAAGAATGCGATAAGGGTGCGTGGGGTAGTTTATGGTTAAAGGGCGTTAGCAGTGATACCTGTTTTCTTCCGAAGATCATTGAGAGTGGCATTGTTTATACACCTGCTTTAAATGATAAACTTAAAATTACCTATGAACGTACTTGGCTTGCTGATTCAACAAATATATGTGGTTCATGGCAAGGTAAGGTTGTTGAAATTATCAATATTAAGGCATTAGAAAAGATGAAATAGACTGATTATAAGTAAAAAACGAGGGGTTGGACGAGCAGAAACAGCTAAATAAATTATTAAAAAGGTGTTCCCGTGGCGATAGAAAAGCGCAGGAACACCTTTACTACTCATACTATGGCTATACTATGAGTATTGCCCTTCGTTTCTCAGGATCACGTGTAATGGCTGAGGAGATAGTGAATGATTCATTTCTAAAGGTTTTTACAAAGGTTGAAAGTCACAATACCGATAAAAGTTTTAAAGCTTGGGTACGAAAAATAGTTGTGAATACTGCACTTGATTATAATAGGAAAGAGTTGAGAAATTTCGACACCATTGAACTCATTGAGGAAAAGCACGATGCTGTTGATGAGGGTTTTGAATTTCCTCATGCAGAAGAGATAATAGATTTACTTCAGAAATTGTCCCCGATGTATCGATTGGTTTTTAACCTTTACGTTATGGAGGGGTACTCACACGAAGAGATTGCTCAAATGCTTGATATTAGCATTAACACATCCCGTTCAAATTTGAGCAGAGCTAAAGAAAGAGTTGTTGAACTTGTTGAAAAGCACCGTTTGTATGCAAAATCCTGACGATAAACATATAATGGATCAAATACGATCGACGCTTGAGGAGTATCAACCTCAATGCACTCATCAGAGCTGGGAAAGAATGTCTGCCCTGCTCGATCAGCAAACAGCTATTCCAAAATCTGGTAAATGGAAAACCTGGCTCAATGGGTTTACGTGTGGTATTATAATATCAATAATATTTATGGGTTCATATTATATTTTCTTCTATTCAAATTCTAACACAATTGAGCAAAATAAGATCTATACGGCCACTAATTCAACAAGTAATACTTTTCAATCTAATACCAGACCAAATTTTAAAAAACAAAAATTAGCAAACTCAGGTATTCCTGAATTATCAGAATCGAATTTGAACTCCTCGAATAGTTCAAGTATTGCTCAGAAAATTAATATTGAACCTGAGATTATTGCTAAGTATCAGACTAGACAAGTTTTTGTTGATGAAATGGAAGAACAATCAAAGGTTCCCATTAATGATTCAGGCTCAATTGCCATATTTGTAAATACAGACATTCAACCAATTCAACCATTAAGAACTTCAAGTACAGGTATTATTATAAAACCAGTTTATGAGAAGGAATTAAGGATTAATCGAAATCATAATAATTCAGTAATTAGGTTGGCTAAGAATGAGGATAAATCGAGAAGAAAACTGTTTGATTGGGGAAAACTCAACTTATCGTTTAATATGCAGGATGATTTATATAAGAATTTTATTGGACCAGACAGGGTAAAATTGGGTTACTCCCCCGAATTGGTTTTTGGAAGTTTTCAAAGCAAAAGAGGTATTAGCCAAGGTGCTGGTATAATGCTAGAGGGGCCAATTTCTAAAGGTTTATCGGTTGGGATTGGTTTTTATAAACGACAGTACAATTGGCAAAACGAAAAGGTATTTCAATCCTTAGAAATAGGAGGTTCGGACACGTCAAAATATGTGATTGATTCAATTCATGTTAATAAAGGTACTTGGAATTACTTTGAAGTACCAATTGAGATTGGTTTACATTTTTTGCATAAGGATAGATCGGAAATTATTCTAAATACCTCAATTGCGGCTGTTATTATGCAGAGTGAAAAATATCAGTACGATAGGATAATTGGCCAAACAACAAATTCTCAGAAGAAAGAACCCAAGCCTTATTCAGATTATAATATTTTCGGAAACCTGACATTGGGTCTTGAATATCGATATCGTTTAGGGGAACGTTGGAATTTGTGGATAGAGCCTTACTTTAAGTGGTACCTGAAAGGGGTTGGTGATACCCCATTTAAACCCAAGTGTTTTGGAGTTAATGTGGGGCTGGTTTACCAGTTTAATTTACATTGACAGGATTAGGTAGGAGTTTTATTGACTTGGTAAGGGTTGCTTATTTGAAATGAAACGGATTGTGGAGCTACGTTTGTATTGATGCAGACAGGATTGCTTGAAAATCCATCGCTGTTGCTTTGTTTTATATGTTTTGTTGTGAAACCCTTCAAGTTAATTTATCTCGGCCTCTTTAATAGTTTTGATGTGCCTTTTGCAACTATTTTGCTTTTATCTTCATTCCAAATATCACATTGAACAGTTATTATCCTATTCTCACTTTCTAATATTGAGGTCTCAGCAATAATGGTTTCCCCTTCATCTACAGCACTTTTATAATCAATATTATTATTGACAGTAACAAAAATAAAATTTTCATTAAAAGCAATCATAGTTGCTCCAATAGCATCATCGATAATTAAAGCGGATATTCCTCCGTGCAATTTTCCAGATGGATTTGTCATTTCATTCCGGATAAGATATTTATATGTTAGCCCTTTTTCGTTAACACTTATAAGAGTTGGATTAAGCCACTTCATTACTGGTGAGCCATATGACTGGGAGTTTTTCCCTATCAGATGTTGTAATTTTTCAATATTCAGTTGCATTTTTATATTTTAAAAGTTTGATTCATTTCATTCAAAAATTTATTGATCTTATGGTTAATGTTTTGTGGTGCGAAATGCGCTGAATCGGGAGGATTCATCTGTTATCATGCGAGACGGAATGCTCGAAAGCTCAATAGAATCTATATATTTTATAATCGCTTGTTAGTTGCTGTGTTTATTTCTTTTTTGTTAGCTCTAATGTGTGTTCAATCAAATCTTTTCCCCCTATATCCCCATGTCCCGGAACAACATATTTGATGCTTTTAAATTTATCCATAACTCTTTTTACTGTTATCCCATAAGAGTTTACATCTCCATCGCCAGTAAACCCAAGGTCTTTTGCTTTTAACTCTTTTATCATACAATCTGCAAATAATATCTTTTCGGAAGGTATCCATACCACAATATTATCAATAGTGTGAGCTGCTCCAAAATAATAACAACATATATCAAACTTGCCAAATTTTAATGCCAATGAATCTATAAAACCATTTTTGGGAACTGGTAATCCTTTCTTTTGGGCGAGTTCTTTAGTCATCTCATTTGCATAAGTCGGCACACCTAAATCATTTATTAGCTTTAAACCTCCCATACTGTCCCAATGCCAATCGTTTGGTATAAATCCAACAATTTTTAGTTGCATTTTATTTTTAATCCATTGAAGCAGATCGTTTGTCAATGAATCTGTCCAAGGCGTATCAAATATAAAAGCCTCATTATTGTTGATTAAAATCATACCATTTGCTGGTACTCGGCCATAACTCGGCACATCCTTATATGAAATATGAACATAAGCTGATGGTGAGATTTTTATTAGCTCAATATCCTTTGTAACTTTAATTGTATCAAACCCTTGGGAATACCCATAAAATTGAATAAATCCAATTATTATAAAAATCAATGTTCTTTTCATGTTTTTAATTTTATTCCGATTCGTAAAATTACTGGTAATGTTTTATGGTTGCGTGCTGTATGTAGTTTTTTTTCTTTTAAATCTTATAGTCAGCACAAATGTTAGGCTAATTATCTATTTACCACGGGTTAAAGAATAAAAACCTTCGGTTCTATCATTTATCCAGTGAGATGCAAGTTCTGTTTTTTCCTGGTGAACTATCAAACTTGCAAAATAATCTCCTTTGAAAATTGTTATTGGAGAGTCTATTGCTTTACCCTTACATAAATGAGGGTATTGGATTGCAAAGGAAACTACTTCGATTATGCTACATCCAATTTCAAAATCCAAACATTTTGATTGTGTTTCGGATATTGTATTGCCTTTATATCGCATTAAATCATGAGTCCAGAATATGTAAGGAGTTTTATTTTCATCAGTTTGATGCTTAATATTTCCAACATTTATAAAATCACCTATTTTTGAAAGCATTAACAGATCCTTTACCGGAATACGAGTTTCTACCAATACAGGATAATCAAATATTCCTTTATATTCCACTGGTTGAATAGCTTTTGTGCGAAAAGAATCCTTATACTCTTGCTCCGATAAACCAAGGTGTTTATGAAATCCAAGGTTTAAACAATTCTTTATTTGCTCATCTAAAATTGTCATAATGCTTCTTTTAAATAGTGAGATAATATTTCGTGGTAACGATTATGTCCATAATATTAAACACAGCATTTTGCTTAATTGTTTTGTTTAGAGTTTGACTTTGTTGAGTTCCCTTCGGTCTGTTAGATTTGCTGAACTTATAAAGGACTTTCGGTTGAAACTGGTGTCTTAACTTTCGTTAATAAAACTACCAAAAAGCGTTAAGAACTCCAAATGTGGCATCTGCCCAAATGCAACCGAGCGTTTTGTGTGAGTTCGGTGGAGCCAATAAATACACTGTTGTACACAAGCTCTTATTCGTCCTTTAATAAGG is a window of Bacteroidales bacterium DNA encoding:
- a CDS encoding helix-turn-helix domain-containing protein, encoding MKTKILKTKKEYNAACERIYSLIHSSENPIEPNSSEGEEMELLSLLVEKYEQEHYQLGTPNPIEAIKFRMEQMNLKQTDIAPLFGGKTRVSEVLNGKRPLTLKMITLLNRYLGIPLESLVSGNKDIKLEPAKRERILGIASIRDYVKGSHVAMI
- a CDS encoding type II toxin-antitoxin system HigB family toxin codes for the protein MGIVKEKTLTEYCKLNRYKQAEESIKAWIFEVRFSTWNNANELKLKYGNASIINSKRVVFNIKGNDYRLIVDVEYKLKVVFIVWFGTHKEYDRIDAKTVNYEN
- a CDS encoding pyridoxal phosphate-dependent aminotransferase; protein product: MPIISDKGKAMPASPIRKLVPFAEEAKRKGRKVYHLNIGQPDIPTPKIALDAIKNNPLNVVEYSHSAGNESYRKGLANYYKTIGINITPNDIITTTGGSEAITIAFMTCLNPDDEVIIPEPFYANYNSFALQAGVVVKPITSYIESDFALPPVAEFEKLITPKTKGIVICNPNNPTGYLYSQAELEQLATIIKKHDLYLFSDEVYREFCYDGETHFSAMMLKGLENNVILLDSVSKRYSMCGVRIGALISLNKEVVASALRFAQARLSPPSYGQIAAEAALATPKEYFTEVYNEYIERRNYMVDALNRMEGVYCPKPKGAFYTVVKLPIDDSDKFAQWLLDSFEYNNQTVMLAPATGFYSTCGYGKNEVRIAYVLKIDDLKNAMKCLEEALKQYPGRTI
- a CDS encoding DUF1573 domain-containing protein, translating into MLHAQTTEVQQKADKANITFTSLEHNYGTVEWDSNGTCEFEFTNNGKEVLTLTNVQASCGCTAPEWSKEPIKPGEKGKITVKYNTKIPGVFQKHIRVSSNATEEPIVLTIKGEVKPQTQPQEQPKK
- a CDS encoding GNAT family N-acetyltransferase; this encodes MELHSIHNKSEILKFLMSNPELQVYSIGDLDEFFWPKTIWYSLKENDEIKALALLYIGMSTPTLLAIYDKDFSAFRELIERLKPILPTKFYAHLSPGLVDIFGKNNIIQNFGNNIKMALRPPPLQINDNNIRKLVVDDIQLIEEFYKKSYPDNWFDKRMIETEKYLGYFINNMLVGIAGIHVYSKEYKVAALGNIATHPDYRGKGIGFKLTSALCSDLKKTVDHIGLNVKSNNDTAISCYKKIGFEIIGNYDECLIKNG
- a CDS encoding RNA polymerase sigma factor; the protein is MDEQKQLNKLLKRCSRGDRKAQEHLYYSYYGYTMSIALRFSGSRVMAEEIVNDSFLKVFTKVESHNTDKSFKAWVRKIVVNTALDYNRKELRNFDTIELIEEKHDAVDEGFEFPHAEEIIDLLQKLSPMYRLVFNLYVMEGYSHEEIAQMLDISINTSRSNLSRAKERVVELVEKHRLYAKS
- a CDS encoding PaaI family thioesterase, producing the protein MQLNIEKLQHLIGKNSQSYGSPVMKWLNPTLISVNEKGLTYKYLIRNEMTNPSGKLHGGISALIIDDAIGATMIAFNENFIFVTVNNNIDYKSAVDEGETIIAETSILESENRIITVQCDIWNEDKSKIVAKGTSKLLKRPR
- the bla gene encoding subclass B1 metallo-beta-lactamase, with translation MKRTLIFIIIGFIQFYGYSQGFDTIKVTKDIELIKISPSAYVHISYKDVPSYGRVPANGMILINNNEAFIFDTPWTDSLTNDLLQWIKNKMQLKIVGFIPNDWHWDSMGGLKLINDLGVPTYANEMTKELAQKKGLPVPKNGFIDSLALKFGKFDICCYYFGAAHTIDNIVVWIPSEKILFADCMIKELKAKDLGFTGDGDVNSYGITVKRVMDKFKSIKYVVPGHGDIGGKDLIEHTLELTKKK